One genomic region from Gemmatimonadaceae bacterium encodes:
- the ileS gene encoding isoleucine--tRNA ligase, with amino-acid sequence MTAAEPTATYRLLPPDLPADTLEQQILAQWEAEDLLAQTLRARAGADEFVFFEGPPTANGRPGIHHVLSRTIKDLFCRYRAMKGYHVLRKAGWDTHGLPVEIEVEKRLGISGKPQIEELGVEEFNRLSRESVWTYKSEWEKLSARIGYWLDYSDPYITYSHEYIESVWWALSALHGRGLLYRGHKILPYCPRCGTALSSHEVAQGYEDVRDPSIYVALALEGEEGTRILVWTTTPWTLVSNVALAVHPSLVYLELARRDGSEANLMLAESRAAAVLGDDWPDRWRVERRVVGRELAGRRYRRPLDWIPYTTGEHEVIVAESFVSAEDGSGVVHMAPAFGADDYAAAQRHGLAFLQPVDLRGEFPADMPLVGGMFVKSADAVIIEELRRRGVLWKAGTIEHSYPHCWRCGTPLLYYARESWFVRTTSFRDAMLARNARVDWHPSEVGQGRFGEWLENNIDWALSRDRYWGTPLPVWVCERDASHVTVVGSYAELARRLGSELPPDFDPHKPYIDRYELRCDQCREPATMRRVPEVIDTWFDSGSMPFAQWHYPFENHAIINRQYPADFIAEGVDQTRGWFYSLLAIATGLGDALPNNVTDGGTSALAAPYRAVVVNDLVLDATGAKMSKSKGNVVDPWAVMARHGADATRIFLVASSQVWLPRRFDEELIRDQAGKFLLTLKNVYSGMFAQYANFGWTPGGDDPPLAERPLVDRWVLSRLASVCHQADELMWRYDATLALRAIMDFVVDDVSNWYVRVNRARFYDVDAPDNRAAFATLHEVLVVTCRLLAPFAPFVTDWMHRELTAAGDGGGGTSVHLAPFGGCSMAEADAALEQAMGHIRRLTTLARAAREDAGVKIRQPLSRLVCVVPNYRAGVLDTLVPLLRSELNVKQVEFALTGDALVRLEAKPNFRALGKRFGKRTPLAAKAVAALSSDALLGFSRGESLVISVEGESHALAHEDLDVVRRATGDLVVKEESGYFAAIDPEVSEPLRREGLAREVVNRVQRMRKDLRYVVSDRVRLQVTGNADVENAVREHRNYVAGEVLASDVIIGGDVAATVDAVQTVEVMDDDVRIALTRVH; translated from the coding sequence ATGACCGCCGCCGAGCCGACGGCCACGTATCGCCTGCTGCCGCCGGACCTCCCAGCCGACACGCTCGAGCAGCAGATCCTCGCCCAGTGGGAGGCCGAGGATCTGTTAGCCCAGACGCTGCGCGCGCGCGCGGGCGCCGACGAGTTCGTGTTCTTCGAGGGCCCGCCCACCGCCAACGGCCGCCCCGGCATCCACCACGTGTTGTCGCGCACGATCAAGGATCTCTTCTGCCGCTACCGCGCCATGAAGGGCTATCACGTGCTGCGCAAGGCCGGATGGGACACGCACGGCCTGCCGGTGGAGATCGAGGTCGAGAAGCGGTTAGGCATCAGCGGCAAACCGCAGATCGAGGAACTGGGCGTCGAGGAGTTCAACAGGCTGAGCCGCGAGAGCGTCTGGACCTACAAGAGCGAGTGGGAAAAGCTCAGCGCGCGCATCGGCTACTGGCTGGACTACAGCGACCCGTACATCACGTACTCGCACGAGTACATCGAGAGCGTGTGGTGGGCGCTGTCGGCGCTGCACGGGCGCGGCCTGCTCTATCGCGGACACAAGATTCTCCCGTACTGCCCGCGATGCGGCACGGCGCTGTCGAGCCACGAGGTGGCGCAGGGCTACGAGGATGTGCGCGATCCGAGTATCTACGTCGCGCTCGCGCTCGAGGGCGAAGAGGGAACGCGGATCCTCGTCTGGACCACGACGCCGTGGACGCTCGTGTCCAACGTGGCGCTGGCGGTGCATCCGAGCCTCGTGTATCTCGAGCTGGCGCGCCGCGACGGCAGCGAGGCCAACCTGATGCTGGCCGAGTCGCGCGCGGCCGCTGTGTTAGGCGACGACTGGCCCGACCGCTGGCGCGTCGAGCGGCGCGTCGTTGGGCGCGAGCTCGCCGGACGCCGTTATCGCCGGCCGCTCGACTGGATTCCGTACACGACGGGCGAACACGAAGTGATCGTCGCCGAATCCTTCGTGTCGGCCGAAGATGGCAGCGGTGTGGTGCACATGGCCCCGGCGTTCGGCGCCGACGACTACGCCGCGGCCCAACGGCACGGACTCGCCTTCCTGCAGCCGGTCGATCTGCGGGGAGAATTCCCCGCCGACATGCCGCTCGTGGGCGGGATGTTCGTCAAGAGCGCGGATGCAGTGATCATCGAAGAGCTCCGCCGCCGCGGCGTGCTCTGGAAGGCGGGAACGATTGAGCACTCGTACCCGCACTGCTGGCGGTGCGGCACGCCGCTGCTCTACTACGCGCGCGAGTCATGGTTCGTCCGCACCACTTCGTTCCGCGATGCCATGCTCGCGCGCAATGCGCGCGTCGACTGGCATCCGAGCGAAGTCGGACAGGGTCGGTTTGGCGAGTGGCTCGAGAACAACATCGATTGGGCGCTGTCGCGCGACCGCTATTGGGGCACGCCGCTCCCGGTGTGGGTGTGCGAACGCGACGCATCGCACGTGACCGTGGTCGGCTCCTACGCCGAGCTCGCCCGCCGGTTAGGCAGCGAGCTGCCGCCGGACTTCGACCCCCACAAGCCGTACATCGACCGCTACGAGCTGCGCTGCGACCAGTGCCGCGAACCCGCGACGATGCGGCGCGTGCCCGAGGTGATCGATACCTGGTTCGATTCCGGGTCGATGCCGTTCGCGCAGTGGCACTACCCGTTCGAGAATCACGCGATCATCAACCGCCAGTATCCGGCCGACTTCATTGCCGAAGGCGTCGATCAAACGCGCGGGTGGTTCTATTCGCTTCTGGCGATCGCCACGGGCCTGGGCGACGCGTTGCCTAACAACGTCACCGACGGCGGCACCAGCGCGCTCGCCGCGCCGTATCGCGCCGTCGTGGTCAACGATCTCGTGCTCGATGCCACCGGCGCCAAGATGTCGAAGAGCAAGGGCAACGTGGTCGATCCGTGGGCAGTCATGGCGCGCCACGGCGCCGACGCGACCCGCATCTTCCTCGTCGCATCGAGTCAGGTCTGGCTGCCGCGTCGCTTCGACGAAGAGCTGATTCGCGACCAGGCCGGCAAGTTTCTTCTGACCCTCAAGAACGTCTACAGCGGCATGTTCGCCCAGTACGCGAACTTCGGCTGGACCCCGGGCGGCGACGACCCGCCGCTCGCCGAGCGGCCGCTCGTTGACCGCTGGGTGCTGTCGCGGCTCGCGTCCGTCTGCCACCAAGCGGACGAACTCATGTGGCGGTACGATGCGACGTTGGCGTTGCGTGCGATCATGGACTTCGTGGTCGACGACGTGTCCAACTGGTACGTGCGGGTGAACCGGGCCCGGTTCTACGACGTCGACGCGCCGGACAATCGCGCTGCGTTCGCCACACTGCACGAGGTGTTGGTGGTGACGTGTCGTCTGCTGGCTCCGTTTGCACCGTTCGTCACCGATTGGATGCACCGCGAGCTGACGGCGGCCGGCGACGGCGGCGGTGGAACCTCGGTGCACCTCGCCCCGTTTGGTGGGTGCTCCATGGCGGAAGCCGACGCGGCGCTCGAGCAGGCGATGGGCCACATCCGGCGGCTGACAACGCTGGCGCGGGCGGCGCGAGAGGATGCAGGAGTGAAGATCAGACAGCCGCTTTCCAGGCTCGTATGTGTGGTGCCAAATTACAGGGCTGGTGTATTGGACACGTTGGTGCCGCTCTTGCGTTCAGAGCTGAATGTGAAGCAGGTGGAGTTCGCGCTCACCGGGGATGCACTCGTTCGTCTCGAAGCGAAACCGAATTTTCGCGCGCTCGGCAAGCGATTCGGCAAGCGGACGCCGCTCGCCGCGAAAGCGGTGGCGGCGCTGAGCAGTGATGCGTTGTTGGGCTTTTCACGCGGCGAGTCGTTGGTGATTTCAGTCGAAGGCGAGTCGCATGCCCTGGCGCACGAGGACCTGGACGTCGTTCGACGGGCGACGGGCGATCTCGTCGTGAAAGAAGAAAGCGGCTATTTCGCGGCCATCGATCCCGAGGTAAGCGAGCCTTTGCGCCGCGAAGGGTTGGCAAGAGAAGTGGTGAACCGCGTCCAGCGGATGCGGAAAGATTTGCGGTATGTCGTGAGCGATCGGGTGCGGTTGCAGGTAACAGGAAACGCCGACGTGGAGAACGCCGTCCGGGAACACCGGAATTACGTGGCGGGGGAAGTGCTCGCGAGCGACGTCATCATCGGCGGTGACGTCGCGGCAACAGTTGACGCGGTGCAGACGGTCGAAGTGATGGACGACGACGTCCGCATTGCCCTGACGAGAGTGCACTAG
- a CDS encoding purine-nucleoside phosphorylase, with protein MTGVRLDDPRLAPAQVPARHAHTRAQAAVAAAAVRDRFDGPTDVAVILGTGLGALADEMDVQVAIPYADIPGFPLSTTESHAGRLLCGTLAGRPAVAMQGRFHLYEGYTAQQVSFPVRVMRELGAHTLVVSNACGGMHPLWDPGDLMMIADHINLLGDNPLIGPNDDSLGPRFPDMSCAYDRDLRVLARKAAAARGIVLREGVYVAVTGPNLETPAEYRFLRAIGADVVGMSTVPEVIVAVHAGMRVLGISIITDRCLPDALEPATVERIIAVAASAEPRLTAVVRDVVSQL; from the coding sequence ATGACGGGAGTGCGACTCGACGATCCACGCCTGGCGCCGGCGCAGGTCCCCGCTCGACACGCGCACACGCGCGCGCAGGCGGCGGTGGCCGCTGCGGCTGTGCGCGACCGCTTCGATGGCCCCACCGATGTTGCGGTCATCCTCGGCACGGGACTCGGCGCACTGGCCGACGAGATGGATGTGCAAGTGGCCATCCCGTATGCGGACATTCCAGGTTTCCCGTTGTCCACGACCGAGTCGCACGCCGGCCGGCTGTTGTGCGGCACGCTGGCGGGCCGGCCCGCCGTGGCAATGCAGGGGCGCTTCCACCTGTACGAGGGGTACACGGCGCAGCAGGTCTCGTTTCCGGTGCGCGTCATGCGTGAGTTAGGCGCGCACACGCTGGTCGTGTCCAACGCGTGCGGCGGCATGCACCCGCTCTGGGACCCGGGCGATCTGATGATGATTGCCGACCACATCAACCTGCTCGGGGACAATCCGCTCATCGGGCCGAACGACGACTCGCTCGGCCCGCGCTTCCCGGACATGTCGTGCGCGTACGATCGGGACCTGCGCGTGCTCGCGCGGAAAGCGGCCGCGGCGCGCGGGATCGTGCTGCGCGAGGGCGTGTACGTCGCCGTCACCGGGCCGAACCTCGAGACGCCGGCGGAGTACCGCTTTTTGCGGGCGATCGGCGCCGACGTGGTTGGGATGTCCACGGTGCCGGAGGTGATCGTGGCCGTACACGCGGGCATGCGTGTGTTAGGCATCTCCATCATCACCGACCGCTGCCTGCCGGACGCGCTGGAGCCGGCCACGGTCGAGCGGATCATCGCCGTGGCAGCCTCGGCCGAGCCACGTCTCACGGCCGTCGTGCGCGACGTCGTCAGTCAGCTATGA